One part of the Cellulosilyticum sp. I15G10I2 genome encodes these proteins:
- a CDS encoding YczE/YyaS/YitT family protein codes for MKLKRLFTLFLGILLYGLGIVLSIKANLGISPWDAFHQGLSALIGVTLGQAGIGVGLLILVFNYWLKEKIGFGTIVNIFGIGLVIDLLFYLDLIPTMNTLLSGIITIIVSMFTIALASYFYIGAGYGTGPRDGLMVGLVKKTNKKVGLIRGSIELTVLGIGFMLGGKIGLGTVILGIGIGPVVQLTFRLLRFNVSGVKHEYLFEKNKSADYTTEEQSYKEKCETELQFTAQSEI; via the coding sequence ATGAAACTAAAAAGACTATTCACTCTGTTTTTAGGGATTTTATTATATGGACTCGGGATTGTACTATCCATTAAAGCAAATCTTGGGATTTCACCTTGGGATGCATTTCACCAAGGGCTTTCAGCTCTAATAGGTGTTACCCTGGGGCAAGCTGGTATTGGGGTTGGACTCTTAATTCTGGTCTTTAATTATTGGCTTAAAGAAAAAATAGGTTTTGGTACAATTGTTAATATATTTGGCATAGGGCTGGTTATTGATCTTCTTTTCTACCTGGATCTCATACCAACAATGAATACACTATTAAGTGGAATAATAACAATTATAGTGAGTATGTTTACTATTGCTCTTGCGAGTTACTTTTATATTGGCGCAGGATATGGAACGGGACCTAGAGATGGACTTATGGTGGGGCTGGTTAAAAAAACAAATAAAAAGGTTGGTCTAATCAGAGGCAGCATTGAACTTACTGTTCTTGGGATTGGATTTATGCTAGGTGGAAAGATTGGACTGGGGACTGTCATTCTCGGAATTGGCATAGGACCTGTTGTTCAGCTTACTTTTAGACTTCTTCGCTTTAATGTAAGTGGAGTTAAACATGAATATCTTTTTGAAAAAAATAAGAGTGCAGACTATACAACAGAAGAACAGTCGTATAAAGAAAAGTGTGAAACAGAGCTGCAGTTCACAGCACAGAGTGAAATATAA